A DNA window from Arachis duranensis cultivar V14167 chromosome 3, aradu.V14167.gnm2.J7QH, whole genome shotgun sequence contains the following coding sequences:
- the LOC107481511 gene encoding uncharacterized protein LOC107481511, with amino-acid sequence MFDSYIRSLQGVRHVKGLKKNLLSTRQLDKLGCKTHIEGGILKVVKGALVVIKAEKIVANLYMFIGDTLQEAEASVASASQEKMTMIWRLWVYPIKKKSDVFAMFKGFKVKLELKSGKKIKCLRIDNGGEYIDGDFLTFCKQAGIQPQFTVTYTPQQNGVA; translated from the exons atgtttgatAGTTATATTCGTTCACTTCAAGGGGTAAGACATGTGAAGGGTTTAAAGAAGAATTTATTATCGACTAGACAACTGGATAAACTTGGTTGCAAGACCCATATTGAAGGTGGGATCTTGAAAGTTGTTAAAGGTGCTCTTGTAGTAATAAAAGCAGAAAAGATTGTCGCAAATCTATACATGTTTATTGGAGATACTTTGCAAGAGGCAGAGGCATCAGTTGCTTCAGCAAGTCAAGAAAAAATGACAATGATATG GAGGTTATGGGTGTACCCGATCAAGAAGAAATCAGACGTGTTTGCGATGTTTAAAGGGTTCAAAGTAAAGTTGGAACTTAAATCTGGAAAGAAGATCAAGTGTTTAAGGATAGATAATGGAGGAGAATATATTGATGGTGACTTTCTAACATTTTGCAAGCAAGCAGGTATTCAACCGCAATTTACAGTTACATATACACCTCAGCAAAATGGTGTAGCATAG